The following coding sequences are from one Verrucosispora sp. WMMD573 window:
- a CDS encoding DNA polymerase IV, protein MGRSQSLPRGGDPRFGPGADDAGCPILHVDMDAFYASVEVRHRPELRGRAVVVGGIGPRGVVSSASYEARRYGVRSAMPTMRARALCPHAVFLAPDFARYSAASRAVMQIFRDVTPLVEPLSLDEAFLDVAGARRLFGRPATIAQRIRERVAEEQGLTCSVGVAPSKFVAKLGSTRAKPDGLLVVPADRVLEFLHPLPVAALWGVGERSEQALLRLGLRTVGDLAQAPLGMLRTALGEAGAAHLHELSWGRDPRRVSPEQAEKSIGAEVTFDVDVDDPTEIRRTLLALAEKVGARLRASGQVGRTVSLKVRTADFRTVSRARTLTVPTDVAREMFDTSWALYTALDPGERIRLLGVRAEGLTAADQTPQQLALGQPERGWREAEAAADAAAARFGRSVIGPASLLSGRDPRRNENPTRP, encoded by the coding sequence GTGGGCCGCAGCCAGTCGCTACCCCGGGGCGGTGATCCCCGGTTCGGGCCCGGCGCCGACGACGCCGGGTGCCCGATCCTGCACGTCGACATGGACGCCTTCTACGCATCGGTGGAGGTCCGGCACCGCCCCGAGCTGCGCGGCCGGGCCGTCGTGGTCGGCGGGATCGGTCCGCGCGGCGTGGTCAGTTCGGCCAGCTACGAGGCCCGGCGGTACGGCGTTCGCAGCGCCATGCCCACGATGCGGGCCCGGGCGCTCTGCCCGCACGCGGTTTTCCTCGCCCCCGACTTCGCCCGTTACTCGGCGGCCTCGCGGGCGGTCATGCAGATCTTCCGCGACGTCACGCCGCTGGTCGAGCCGCTCTCGCTGGACGAGGCGTTCCTCGACGTCGCCGGTGCCCGGCGACTGTTCGGTCGGCCGGCGACGATCGCCCAACGCATTCGGGAGCGGGTCGCCGAGGAGCAGGGGCTGACCTGCTCGGTGGGGGTGGCACCGAGCAAGTTCGTGGCCAAGCTCGGCTCGACCCGGGCGAAGCCCGACGGTCTGCTCGTGGTGCCGGCCGACCGGGTGCTCGAGTTCCTCCACCCACTACCGGTCGCCGCGCTGTGGGGGGTGGGGGAGCGCTCCGAGCAGGCACTGCTGCGGCTCGGTCTGCGCACCGTCGGTGACCTGGCGCAGGCTCCGTTGGGCATGCTGCGGACCGCGCTCGGCGAGGCGGGCGCCGCGCACCTGCACGAGCTGTCCTGGGGCCGCGACCCGCGCCGGGTCAGCCCGGAGCAGGCGGAGAAGTCGATCGGCGCGGAGGTCACCTTCGACGTGGACGTCGACGATCCGACCGAGATCCGTCGTACGCTGCTGGCCCTGGCCGAGAAGGTCGGTGCCCGATTGCGAGCCAGCGGGCAGGTGGGGCGGACGGTTTCGCTGAAGGTGCGCACCGCCGATTTCCGCACGGTGAGCCGGGCCCGCACCCTGACCGTGCCCACCGATGTGGCTCGGGAGATGTTCGACACGTCGTGGGCGCTCTACACCGCGTTGGACCCGGGTGAGCGGATCCGGCTGCTCGGCGTCCGGGCGGAGGGGCTGACGGCGGCGGACCAGACACCGCAGCAGCTCGCCCTCGGGCAGCCGGAGCGGGGCTGGCGGGAGGCGGAGGCCGCCGCCGACGCGGCGGCTGCCCGTTTCGGGCGGTCCGTCATAGGACCGGCCAGTCTTCTCAGCGGGCGCGATCCCCGACGAAATGAAAATCCGACCCGGCCGTAG
- a CDS encoding nucleotide pyrophosphatase/phosphodiesterase family protein: MTGLIGRARPLEVVEPGYGGGSLADVLPSALAVLGVPGATDPLGLAAELSGVRRIAVLLVDGLGWYQIPTAAPYAPTLTGLTAASGRPLTSGFPSTTPTSLVTLGTGVAPGAHGVLGFTVCVPGTERVLNHIEWRDGDPDPLRWQPVPTQLERARAAGVAVTVVSRPEFGGTGLTLAANRGGDYRGAAGVDAVAATTLAALTAGPGPTLVSAYHPDVDRHGHLSGVDSLPWRVAVTELDGLLARLVDGLPPDAALLVTADHGQLDIPAGDRFDLDTDPRLTDGVRVVAGEPRVRYLHVALGATADVVAAWSAVLGTAARVLTREEAVASGRFGSVATAHLGRIGDVVVVCNDTYAVLASRSEPPMVSRLVAFHGADTAAEMTIPLLVVRG, encoded by the coding sequence ATGACGGGCCTGATCGGCCGGGCCCGGCCGCTGGAGGTCGTCGAGCCGGGATACGGCGGTGGGAGCCTCGCCGACGTGCTGCCCAGCGCGCTGGCCGTGCTCGGTGTCCCCGGCGCCACGGACCCGCTCGGCCTCGCCGCCGAACTGTCGGGGGTGCGTCGGATCGCGGTGCTGCTGGTCGACGGCCTCGGCTGGTACCAGATCCCGACCGCGGCACCGTACGCGCCGACCCTGACCGGGCTGACCGCCGCGTCCGGTCGACCGCTCACCTCCGGTTTTCCCTCCACCACCCCGACCAGCCTGGTCACCCTGGGCACCGGCGTGGCGCCCGGTGCGCACGGGGTGCTCGGCTTCACCGTGTGCGTTCCGGGCACCGAACGGGTCCTCAACCACATCGAGTGGCGGGACGGCGATCCCGACCCGCTGCGCTGGCAGCCGGTCCCCACCCAGTTGGAACGGGCGCGGGCGGCGGGTGTGGCGGTGACCGTGGTCAGCCGGCCGGAGTTCGGCGGCACCGGCCTGACCCTGGCCGCGAACCGGGGCGGTGACTACCGGGGCGCGGCCGGGGTCGACGCGGTGGCCGCCACCACGCTGGCGGCGCTGACCGCCGGACCCGGTCCGACTCTCGTCTCCGCCTACCACCCGGACGTCGACCGCCACGGTCACCTCAGCGGCGTCGACTCGTTGCCGTGGCGGGTGGCGGTGACCGAGTTGGACGGATTGCTGGCCCGGCTGGTGGACGGGTTGCCGCCCGACGCCGCGCTGCTGGTCACCGCCGATCACGGGCAGCTCGACATCCCCGCCGGAGACCGGTTCGACCTGGACACCGACCCCCGGTTGACCGACGGGGTACGGGTGGTGGCGGGCGAGCCACGGGTGCGCTACCTGCACGTCGCCCTGGGGGCCACCGCCGACGTGGTGGCGGCCTGGTCGGCCGTGCTCGGCACCGCCGCCCGGGTGCTGACCCGCGAGGAGGCGGTGGCCAGCGGCCGGTTCGGGTCGGTGGCCACCGCCCACCTGGGCCGGATCGGCGACGTGGTGGTGGTCTGCAACGACACGTACGCCGTGTTGGCCAGTCGGTCGGAGCCGCCGATGGTGTCCCGGTTGGTGGCCTTCCATGGCGCGGACACGGCAGCCGAGATGACCATCCCGCTGCTGGTGGTGCGGGGCTGA
- a CDS encoding methyltransferase domain-containing protein — protein MTRLDRVEQTSGPAGPPLTPRTAVVWSVLRAELDRRPAAELTVLDVGGGTGGFAVPLARAGHRVTVVDASPDALAALSRRAAEAGVAGRVRAVQGDADALAGLIEPASVDLVLCHAVLEVVDDPAPVMSALADVLRPGGAASVLVAGRAAAVLGRAMNGHLDVAATLAADPTGAAGARDTLRRRFDVESAAALLTAAGLTVEEIHGVRVLADLLPAAVADGQAAALVELERTLAAQPPWRDVAAQLHLFARRPA, from the coding sequence CTGACTAGGCTCGACCGGGTGGAACAGACCTCAGGCCCGGCCGGGCCGCCGCTCACCCCCCGTACCGCCGTGGTCTGGTCGGTGCTGCGCGCCGAGCTGGACCGCCGGCCGGCCGCCGAGCTGACCGTGCTGGACGTGGGGGGTGGCACCGGCGGCTTCGCGGTGCCGCTGGCCCGGGCCGGGCACCGGGTGACCGTGGTCGACGCCAGTCCCGACGCGCTCGCCGCGCTCAGCCGCCGCGCTGCGGAGGCCGGGGTCGCCGGGCGGGTGCGCGCGGTGCAGGGTGACGCTGACGCGTTGGCCGGCCTGATCGAGCCGGCCAGCGTCGACCTGGTGCTCTGCCACGCCGTGCTGGAGGTCGTCGACGACCCGGCACCTGTGATGTCCGCGCTGGCCGACGTGCTGCGACCGGGCGGTGCGGCGAGCGTGCTGGTCGCCGGGCGGGCCGCCGCGGTGCTCGGCCGGGCGATGAACGGGCACCTCGACGTGGCCGCGACCCTGGCCGCCGACCCGACCGGCGCCGCCGGCGCCCGGGACACCCTGCGCCGCCGCTTCGACGTCGAGAGCGCCGCCGCGCTGCTGACCGCCGCCGGGCTCACCGTCGAGGAGATCCACGGCGTACGCGTCCTGGCCGACCTGCTGCCCGCGGCGGTGGCGGACGGCCAGGCCGCTGCCCTGGTCGAGCTGGAGCGGACGCTGGCCGCGCAACCGCCCTGGCGGGATGTCGCGGCCCAGCTGCACCTGTTCGCCCGCCGCCCGGCATGA
- a CDS encoding error-prone DNA polymerase, translating into MHVVDPLAVDADGGDSPAWSRRREHYRPPQLTRPAGVPPYAELHAHTNFSFLDGASHPEELAEEAVRLGLTALAVTDHDGFYGVVRFAEAARALGLPTIFGAELSLGLPGPQNGVPDPHGNHLLLLAHGHEGYARLAATIARAQLRGGEKGRPVYGELEEIAADLRDHVLVLTGCRKGHVPAALLTEGVDAAARELDQLTALFGAETVAVELTDHGHPIDGDRNDALAELAAAAGLPTVATNNVHYATPGRRRLATTLAAVRARRSLDEIDGWLPAAGTAHLRDGAEMAARFAAYPGAVARAAEFGAELAFDLQLVAPQLPAYPVPPGHTEMSWLRHLTEQGARERYGPREAHPQAYAQLDHELNMIEELGFPGYFLVVYDIVDFCRRADIYCQGRGSAANSAVCYALRITNVDAVRHRLLFERFLAPERDGPPDIDVDIESDRREEVIQHVYARYGREHTAQVANVISYRPRSAVRDVAKAFGFPPGQQDAWSKQIDRWGDVATVDVPEIPEQVVAYANELQTFPRHLGIHSGGMVICDRPVIEVCPVEWGRMPGRSVLQWDKDDCAAVGLVKFDLLGLGMLSALHYGYDMIGMSLDLGDMTLDDPEVYDMLCRADSVGVFQVESRAQMATLPRLRPREFYDLVVEVALIRPGPIQGGSVHPYIRRKNGQEPVTFAHPLMRNALEKTLGVPLFQEQLMQLAIDLAGFDAAEADQLRRAMGAKRSVQRMEQIADRLYRGMAERGITGELADDVYRKLTAFASYGFPESHAMSFAYLVYASSWLKRYHPGPFLAALLSAQPMGFYSPQTLVDDARRHGVEVRRPDVNASDAKPVLESTPDTRWGSRAGEPPHAWGLGGPAVRLGLSGVRTLGDGVAERIEAERAADGPYRDMPDLARRVGLTAAQLEALATADAFACFGLTRRQALWAAGAAAQERPGRLPGTVTGTAAPVLPGMEEVDRLVADVWATGLSPENHPARFIRPQLDAVGAVPIDRLGRVEPGRRIRVGGIVTHRQRPATAGGVTFLNLEDETGMLNVTCSPGLWQRHRRVARTSTALVVRGRLQRHEGVVNLVADRLDPVEAPVRPASRDFR; encoded by the coding sequence CTGCATGTGGTGGATCCGCTGGCGGTCGACGCCGACGGGGGCGACTCGCCGGCCTGGAGCCGACGGCGGGAGCACTACCGACCGCCGCAGCTGACCCGGCCCGCCGGCGTGCCGCCGTACGCCGAACTGCACGCGCACACCAACTTCAGCTTCCTCGACGGTGCCAGCCACCCGGAGGAGCTGGCCGAGGAGGCCGTCCGGTTGGGGCTCACCGCGCTCGCCGTCACCGACCACGACGGTTTCTACGGTGTGGTGCGGTTCGCCGAGGCGGCCCGCGCGCTGGGCCTGCCAACGATCTTCGGAGCGGAACTGTCCCTCGGCCTGCCCGGTCCGCAGAACGGCGTACCCGACCCGCACGGCAACCACCTGCTGCTGCTGGCCCACGGCCACGAGGGGTACGCCCGGCTGGCCGCGACCATCGCCCGTGCCCAGCTACGCGGCGGTGAGAAGGGCCGCCCGGTCTACGGCGAGCTGGAGGAGATCGCCGCCGACCTGCGCGACCACGTGCTGGTGCTCACCGGCTGCCGCAAGGGGCACGTGCCGGCCGCCCTGCTCACCGAGGGAGTCGACGCGGCGGCCCGCGAACTGGACCAGCTCACCGCGCTGTTCGGCGCGGAGACGGTGGCGGTGGAACTGACCGACCACGGGCATCCGATCGACGGCGACCGCAACGACGCCCTGGCCGAGCTGGCGGCTGCCGCCGGCCTGCCCACGGTGGCCACGAACAACGTGCACTATGCGACCCCGGGGCGGCGTCGACTGGCCACCACCCTGGCGGCCGTCCGGGCCCGGCGCAGCCTGGACGAGATCGACGGCTGGCTGCCCGCGGCGGGCACCGCCCATCTGCGCGACGGCGCCGAGATGGCGGCCCGGTTCGCCGCGTACCCGGGCGCGGTGGCCCGGGCCGCCGAGTTCGGCGCCGAGCTGGCCTTCGACCTCCAGCTCGTCGCGCCGCAGCTGCCGGCGTACCCGGTGCCGCCGGGGCACACCGAGATGAGCTGGCTACGCCACCTCACCGAGCAGGGCGCCCGGGAACGCTACGGCCCGCGCGAGGCGCACCCGCAGGCGTACGCGCAACTCGACCACGAGCTGAACATGATCGAGGAGCTGGGCTTCCCCGGCTACTTCCTGGTGGTGTACGACATCGTCGACTTCTGCCGGCGGGCGGACATCTACTGCCAGGGCCGGGGTTCGGCGGCGAACTCGGCGGTCTGCTACGCGCTGCGGATCACCAACGTGGACGCGGTCCGGCACCGGCTGCTGTTCGAACGGTTCCTGGCTCCCGAGCGCGACGGGCCGCCCGACATCGACGTGGACATCGAGTCCGACCGCCGGGAGGAGGTCATCCAGCACGTCTACGCCCGCTACGGCCGGGAGCACACCGCCCAGGTGGCCAACGTGATCTCCTACCGGCCCCGCTCGGCGGTGCGGGACGTGGCCAAGGCGTTCGGCTTCCCACCCGGCCAGCAGGACGCGTGGAGCAAGCAGATCGACCGCTGGGGCGACGTGGCCACGGTGGACGTGCCGGAGATCCCGGAGCAGGTGGTCGCGTACGCCAACGAGCTCCAGACGTTCCCCCGGCACCTGGGCATCCACTCCGGCGGCATGGTGATCTGCGACCGGCCGGTGATCGAGGTCTGCCCGGTGGAGTGGGGGCGGATGCCCGGCCGCAGCGTGCTCCAGTGGGACAAGGACGACTGCGCCGCCGTCGGTCTGGTCAAGTTCGACCTGCTCGGCCTCGGCATGCTGTCGGCGTTGCACTACGGCTACGACATGATCGGGATGAGCCTGGATCTCGGCGACATGACGCTTGACGACCCCGAGGTCTACGACATGCTCTGCCGGGCCGACTCGGTCGGGGTGTTCCAGGTGGAGAGCCGGGCCCAGATGGCCACCCTGCCCCGCCTGCGGCCCCGCGAGTTCTACGACCTGGTGGTCGAGGTGGCGCTGATCCGGCCCGGGCCGATCCAGGGCGGCTCGGTGCACCCGTACATCCGGCGCAAGAACGGTCAGGAGCCGGTGACCTTCGCGCACCCGCTGATGCGCAACGCGCTGGAGAAGACCCTCGGCGTGCCGCTGTTCCAGGAGCAGCTGATGCAGCTCGCCATCGACCTGGCCGGCTTCGACGCGGCCGAGGCCGACCAGCTGCGCCGGGCGATGGGCGCCAAACGGTCGGTGCAGCGGATGGAGCAGATCGCCGACCGGCTCTACCGGGGCATGGCGGAGCGCGGCATCACCGGCGAGTTGGCCGACGACGTCTACCGCAAACTCACCGCGTTCGCCAGCTACGGCTTCCCGGAGAGCCACGCGATGAGCTTCGCCTACCTGGTCTACGCCAGCTCCTGGCTGAAGCGCTACCACCCCGGTCCGTTCCTGGCCGCGCTGCTGAGCGCCCAGCCGATGGGCTTCTACTCGCCGCAGACCCTGGTCGACGACGCCCGCCGGCACGGCGTGGAGGTACGCCGACCGGACGTCAACGCCAGCGACGCGAAGCCGGTGCTGGAATCCACCCCGGACACCCGCTGGGGCAGCCGAGCGGGGGAACCGCCGCACGCCTGGGGGCTGGGCGGTCCGGCGGTCCGGCTCGGGCTGTCCGGTGTGCGTACCCTCGGCGACGGGGTGGCCGAGCGGATCGAGGCCGAGCGGGCGGCGGACGGCCCGTACCGCGACATGCCGGATCTGGCCCGGCGGGTGGGTCTGACCGCCGCGCAGTTGGAGGCGTTGGCCACCGCGGACGCCTTCGCCTGTTTCGGCCTGACCCGGCGGCAGGCGCTCTGGGCGGCCGGCGCGGCGGCCCAGGAGCGGCCCGGTCGGCTGCCCGGCACGGTGACCGGTACGGCGGCGCCCGTGCTGCCCGGGATGGAGGAGGTGGACCGGCTGGTCGCCGACGTCTGGGCCACCGGGTTGTCGCCGGAGAACCATCCGGCCCGGTTCATCCGGCCCCAGCTGGACGCCGTGGGCGCGGTGCCGATCGACAGGTTGGGCCGGGTGGAGCCGGGCCGGCGGATCCGGGTCGGCGGGATCGTCACCCACCGGCAGCGGCCGGCGACCGCCGGCGGGGTCACCTTCCTCAACCTGGAGGACGAGACCGGCATGCTCAACGTCACCTGCTCGCCGGGCCTGTGGCAGCGGCATCGACGGGTGGCCCGCACCAGCACGGCGTTGGTGGTGCGGGGCCGGCTACAGCGGCACGAGGGGGTGGTCAACCTGGTCGCCGACCGGCTGGACCCGGTCGAGGCGCCGGTCCGTCCCGCCTCCCGCGACTTCCGTTGA
- a CDS encoding DNA polymerase Y family protein, which translates to MDEPVRTLLLWCPDWPVLAAEIVDGVPATGPVAVLHANRVIACSERARAEGVRRGLRRREAQGRCSGLTVVDHDPGRDARAFEPVVAAVEEVAVGVEVIRPGACALAARGPSRYLGGEEAAAERIVEHVALSCAVESQIGVAAGVFAAGLAAREGRIVPPGGTPEFLAGQPVEALGRSALADLLRRLGVRTLGDFAALPAGDVLARFGFDGALAHRLAAGRDDRPLAVRRPPVDLTVTADLDEPIDRIDVAAFAARTLAEQLHERLAGHGLACTRLGIEAVTAHGQELHRVWRHDGLLTAAAIADRVRWQLDGWLSGSRRGGDRPARPTAGIVRLRLLPDGVLAQAGLQPGLWGETGAERERAHRALSRVQGLLGPEAVVTAVLGGGRSPADQTRLVPWGDERRPTRPGPPPLPEPVAHSWPGSDVRSAASGASAASGASAASGASAASGASAGSGASAGSGASAGTDGGPVASGGGAARSGGLRASAGPAVPSWPGRLPPPSPAVVLPVPLAASVLDATGAPVVVSARLAVSAPPARLSIGTLPPQATSPAPTPGSAPATTAAATTAAATTAAATTASVTAFRGETVASAEIVGWAGPWPVDERWWAPAEARRRARFQVRLADGSALLLAVESGQWLLEAIYD; encoded by the coding sequence GTGGATGAACCGGTCCGGACACTGCTGCTGTGGTGCCCGGACTGGCCGGTACTCGCCGCCGAGATCGTCGACGGAGTGCCCGCCACCGGGCCGGTCGCGGTGCTGCACGCCAATCGGGTGATCGCCTGTTCCGAGCGGGCCCGCGCCGAGGGGGTACGCCGAGGACTGCGTCGGCGGGAGGCGCAGGGGCGCTGCTCCGGGCTCACCGTCGTCGACCACGATCCGGGGCGGGACGCGCGGGCGTTCGAGCCGGTGGTGGCCGCGGTCGAGGAGGTGGCGGTCGGGGTCGAGGTGATCCGCCCGGGGGCGTGCGCGCTGGCCGCCCGGGGGCCGAGCCGCTATCTGGGTGGTGAGGAGGCGGCTGCCGAGCGGATCGTCGAACATGTCGCCCTCAGCTGCGCGGTGGAGAGCCAGATCGGTGTCGCCGCCGGGGTCTTCGCCGCCGGGCTGGCCGCCCGCGAGGGGCGGATCGTGCCGCCCGGCGGGACACCGGAGTTCCTGGCCGGTCAGCCCGTCGAGGCGCTCGGCCGCTCCGCCCTGGCCGACCTGCTGCGCCGGCTGGGCGTGCGTACGCTCGGCGACTTCGCCGCGCTGCCCGCCGGTGACGTGCTGGCCCGGTTCGGGTTCGACGGGGCGCTGGCCCATCGGCTCGCCGCCGGACGGGACGACCGTCCACTCGCGGTGCGGCGCCCGCCGGTCGACCTGACGGTCACCGCCGACCTGGACGAGCCGATCGACCGGATCGACGTGGCGGCGTTCGCGGCCCGGACACTGGCCGAGCAACTGCACGAACGACTCGCCGGCCACGGACTGGCCTGCACCCGCCTCGGCATCGAGGCGGTCACCGCGCACGGCCAGGAACTGCACCGGGTCTGGCGGCACGACGGGCTGCTGACCGCGGCGGCGATCGCCGACCGGGTCCGCTGGCAACTGGACGGTTGGCTCTCCGGTTCGCGTCGCGGCGGTGACCGGCCGGCCCGTCCCACCGCCGGGATCGTCCGGCTGCGGCTGCTGCCGGACGGGGTGCTGGCCCAGGCCGGCCTGCAACCGGGGCTGTGGGGGGAGACCGGCGCGGAACGCGAGCGGGCGCACCGTGCGCTGAGCCGGGTGCAGGGCCTGCTCGGTCCCGAAGCGGTGGTCACCGCGGTGCTCGGTGGTGGGCGGTCCCCAGCCGACCAGACCCGGCTGGTGCCCTGGGGCGACGAGCGCCGGCCCACCCGCCCCGGTCCGCCGCCGCTACCCGAACCCGTTGCGCACTCCTGGCCCGGGTCGGACGTCAGATCCGCCGCCTCCGGTGCGTCGGCCGCCTCCGGTGCGTCGGCCGCCTCCGGTGCGTCGGCCGCCTCCGGTGCGTCGGCTGGCTCCGGTGCGTCGGCTGGCTCCGGTGCGTCGGCTGGCACCGATGGTGGGCCGGTGGCCTCCGGCGGCGGGGCGGCCCGTTCCGGTGGGCTGCGGGCGAGCGCCGGGCCGGCCGTACCGTCCTGGCCGGGGCGACTGCCGCCGCCCTCACCGGCCGTGGTGCTGCCCGTCCCGCTTGCCGCGAGCGTGCTCGACGCCACCGGCGCGCCGGTGGTGGTGAGCGCCCGGCTGGCGGTCAGCGCGCCACCGGCCCGGTTGAGCATCGGCACGCTGCCACCGCAGGCCACCAGCCCCGCTCCCACCCCGGGTTCCGCCCCTGCCACCACCGCTGCGGCCACCACCGCTGCGGCCACCACCGCTGCGGCCACCACCGCTTCGGTCACCGCCTTTCGTGGTGAGACGGTCGCGTCGGCCGAGATCGTCGGTTGGGCCGGTCCGTGGCCGGTCGACGAGCGGTGGTGGGCACCGGCCGAGGCTCGCCGCCGAGCCCGGTTCCAGGTCCGCCTCGCCGACGGCAGCGCCCTGCTGCTCGCCGTCGAGTCCGGCCAGTGGCTGCTGGAGGCGATCTATGACTGA